Proteins from a genomic interval of Crassostrea angulata isolate pt1a10 chromosome 7, ASM2561291v2, whole genome shotgun sequence:
- the LOC128156885 gene encoding 5-hydroxytryptamine receptor 2B-like produces the protein MDNVTFDISQKVKEWNNEIVQSLIPNNTILSMYMVAGFGGNSLVIFIYGFKMKGSKEDRYFIPFLAMADLWASLICASFGIAQNMMQATFDNEQLCKTWYLFAALSTFTSVFFLQIVAVPRYLKVCQPLGRQMTLKWKRFALCMGLTIAFILAVPMTYFYGSDLFFNEELGISGFRCNRLSSVNKTWSLFYGSLILFITITIIVSLICLYSKIGLKIRDHLKRTKINRHHKTVEHSQGNVLNSDDRLSYPERDTQSRDNDDRTEETGFSTTCRDLEAPTKINGGKHEPRTQDLECKKEKTEASRV, from the coding sequence ATGGACAACGTTACTTTCGACATATCGCAAAAGGTAAAGGAATGGAACAACGAGATAGTGCAGAGCCTTATTCCTAACAACACTATCCTGTCAATGTATATGGTGGCTGGTTTTGGGGGTAACTCCCTCGTCATCTTCATTTACGGTTTCAAAATGAAAGGCAGTAAAGAAGACAGGTATTTCATTCCGTTTCTTGCGATGGCGGACCTTTGGGCTTCTTTGATTTGTGCTTCTTTTGGGATTGCTCAAAATATGATGCAGGCAACATTTGACAATGAACAATTGTGCAAGACTTGGTATCTCTTTGCCGCCCTCTCAACTTTCACGTCTGTGTTTTTTCTACAGATTGTTGCAgttcccagatatctcaaagtCTGCCAACCCCTCGGGAGACAAATGACCTTAAAATGGAAACGGTTCGCTTTGTGTATGGGACTAACAATTGCTTTTATCTTAGCTGTACCCATGACCTACTTTTATGGATCTGATCTATTTTTTAATGAGGAATTAGGGATCTCTGGATTCCGTTGCAATAGGTTGAGCTCTGTAAATAAAACTTGGTCACTGTTTTATGGAAGCCTAATTCTTTTCATCACCATCACGATCATAGTTTCTCTGATATGTCTTTATTCCAAAATAGGATTGAAAATTCGGGACCATTTAAAGCGTACCAAAATTAACCGCCACCACAAAACAGTCGAACACTCTCAAGGCAATGTTTTAAACAGTGACGACCGACTGAGTTACCCGGAACGTGACACCCAGTCACGTGACAATGACGATAGAACCGAGGAAACTGGGTTTTCCACTACCTGCAGAGACCTCGAGGCACCTACAAAAATCAATGGGGGAAAACACGAACCCAGAACCCAGGATCTCGAGTGTAAAAAGGAGAAAACGGAAGCGAGTCGTGTATAA
- the LOC128156370 gene encoding probable G-protein coupled receptor No18, translated as MDNDTILSDKLDKWNSELARGLTPNNIILSLYITTGLLGNSTVILIYGFKMKGNKEERYFIPFLAIADLWASLVCASFGIALNMMQAKFNNNDLCKAWWFFAAFTTSCSFFLLVIIAVHRYLKICRPLGRQMTLKWKRFAMCLVLVIAFVLSTPTTYFYGSVSFPNEEEGIVGLRCSRLKSANKTGSLIFGGIVVLTTVSVIVSLVYFYSRIGYTIFIHLKYNKKSGKQKIISSEKKSQSCNSQLPNPSSVENLSEAETKFHSVETNYTELSGVAMSTIITEPNSRVGFEESKTNEAKQNAFKSSAKRRKEQNNKKAVHKFTFMFMLITVIFLICYIPKVTIMLLEARNTNFWEEFSDSGRVGVLFVYRMYIINNITNPIIYAFLDNQFSREINRLFNVCR; from the coding sequence ATGGATAACGACACAATTCTATCGGACAAGCTGGACAAGTGGAACAGTGAATTAGCCAGAGGACTGACTCCAAACAATATCATTCTATCCCTGTACATTACCACAGGCTTGCTAGGAAACTCTACAGTGATTCTTATCTACGGCTTCAAGATGAAAGGGAACAAAGAAGAGAGATATTTCATTCCGTTTCTTGCGATTGCTGACCTTTGGGCCTCCCTCGTTTGTGCTTCATTTGGAATCGCTCTAAATATGATGCAGGCAAAGTTCAACAACAATGATTTGTGTAAAGCTTGGTGGTTTTTTGCTGCCTTTACAACATCTTGTTCATTCTTTTTACTCGTGATTATCGCAGTGCACCGGTATCTTAAGATCTGCAGACCACTGGGAAGACAAATGACATTGAAGTGGAAACGTTTTGCAATGTGTCTGGTTTTAGTGATTGCATTTGTTCTATCGACACCTACGACTTATTTCTATGGCTCGGTTTCTTTTCCAAACGAGGAAGAGGGGATCGTCGGACTGAGATGCAGTAGATTAAAGTCAGCAAATAAAACAGGATCACTGATATTCGGGGGGATCGTTGTACTTACCACAGTCTCTGTCATCGTTTCTCTTGTGTATTTTTACTCCAGGATAGgatatacaatttttattcaTCTTAAGTACAACAAAAAGTCAGGAAAGCAGAAAATCATAAGTTCAGAGAAAAAAAGCCAGAGCTGCAACTCTCAATTACCAAATCCGAGTAGTGTAGAAAACCTGAGTGAAGCAGAAACTAAATTCCATTCTGTGGAGACAAACTACACCGAGTTGTCTGGTGTTGCTATGTCCACCATTATAACAGAACCGAATAGCCGGGTAGGGTTCGAAGAAAGCAAAACAAATGAAGCGAAACAAAATGCATTCAAGTCTAGTGCAAAGCGGAGAAAAGAACAGAACAACAAAAAAGCAGTTCACAAATTTACTTTCATGTTTATGTTAATCACTGttatttttctcatttgttatattcCAAAAGTGACAATCATGTTGTTAGAAGCGAGAAACACAAACTTTTGGGAGGAATTTTCAGATTCAGGCAGAGTTGGGGTGCTTTTTGTGTACAGAATGTACATAATCAATAACATCACAAATCCGATTATTTATGCTTTCTTGGACAATCAATTTTCAAGGGAAATAAATAGGTTGTTTAACGTTTGTAGATAA
- the LOC128156956 gene encoding cholecystokinin receptor-like, with amino-acid sequence MDNDTILLQKLDKWNSDLARGLILNNVILSLYIVIGLLGNFIVILIYGFKMKGNKEERYFIPFLAIADLWASLVCASFGIAYNMMQAKFNNNDLCKAVWFFATFTTSFSIFLLFIIAVQRYLKICRPLGKQMTLKWKRFAMCLGIVIAFVLSTPMTYFYGLVSFTNEKEGIVGHRCSRLKSTNKAGSLIFGGIIVLIIISLIVCLIWFYTRIGYTIIILTMYNKKSKKQNIISSSEKPIQNSQLPNPPSLEHPCKTETGVHSVETDNNNLSCVAKSTIPTELNNRVGLKDSKATRAKPSTFKSSARRGKEQTNKRIVHKFTLMFMMITVIFLICYIPKVIIMLLEAGNPRFWEELSDSGRAGMLFVYRMFIINNITNPFIYAFLDTQFSREIRKVLKVCR; translated from the coding sequence ATGGATAACGACacaattttattgcaaaaaCTGGACAAATGGAACAGTGACCTAGCCAGAGGACTGATTCTCAACAATGTAATCCTATCCCTGTACATCGTTATAGGTCTGCTAGGAAACTTTATAGTGATTCTGATCTACGGcttcaagatgaaaggaaacaAAGAAGAACGATATTTCATCCCATTTCTTGCGATAGCAGACCTTTGGGCCTCTCTGGTTTGTGCTTCATTCGGAATCGCATATAACATGATGCAGGCAAAGTTCAACAACAATGATTTGTGTAAAGCCGTATGGTTTTTCGCGACTTTCACAACATCTTTTTCAATCTTTCTACTCTTTATTATCGCCGTGCAGCGTTATCTTAAGATCTGTAGACCTCTAGGAAAACAAATGACATTAAAATGGAAGCGGTTTGCTATGTGTTTGGGTATAGTGATTGCATTTGTTCTATCCACACCTATGACTTATTTCTATGGCTTAGTGTCTTTCACAAACGAGAAAGAAGGGATTGTCGGACATAGATGTAGTAGATTAAAGTCTACAAACAAAGCAGGATCACTGATATTTGGAGGGATCATTGTACTCATCATTATATCTTTGATTGTTTGCCTTATTTGGTTTTACACAAGGATAGGGTACACAATTATCATTCTTACTATgtataacaaaaaatcaaaaaagcaGAACATCATCAGTAGCTCCGAGAAACCAATCCAGAACTCCCAATTACCAAATCCCCCTAGCTTGGAACACCCATGTAAAACAGAAACTGGAGTTCATTCTGTCGAAACAGACAATAACAATTTGTCTTGTGTTGCGAAGTCCACCATACCAACAGAACTAAACAACAGGGTAGGTTTGAAAGACAGCAAAGCAACTAGAGCAAAACCAAGCACGTTTAAATCAAGTGCAAGGCGAGGGAAAGAGCAAACCAACAAGAGAATTGTTCATAAATTTACTCTCATGTTTATGATGATCAcagttatttttcttatatgttaCATCCCGAAAGTGATAATAATGTTGTTAGAAGCGGGAAACCCGAGGTTCTGGGAGGAGTTGTCAGATTCGGGCAGAGCTGGTATGCTATTTGTGTATAGaatgtttattattaataacATCACAAATCCATTTATTTACGCCTTCTTAGACACACAGTTTTCAAGAGAAATAAGAAAAGTCTTAAAAGTTTGTAGATGA